A stretch of Nonomuraea africana DNA encodes these proteins:
- a CDS encoding alpha/beta hydrolase codes for MAALSAVLALVGVAGAGWYYSGMVIDPSHGASYPLEVVSYDGSRVTLKGGSDTDAPGVYGLTWASGNATLGAVVSRAPGTVTRKVSAVRRGTLKPGVRAYLDRWMWGHEDPRSAVGVPYTKVKITSKLGDFPAWRTEGTAKTWVIAVHGRNAGPAEALRVVPLFHRLGMPVLSITYRNDEGAPASDDGKLHLGATEWEEVAAAISYARGEGATDVYLYGWSMGGGIVPMAARRLPGEPIRGLILDSPVMDWTSPIELGARQRGVPLWLASVGRFVVERRTGLSFEELDHVAHAADFKVPMLIFVDTDDRTVPVEPAVEFAALRPDLVRLVKTAGAGHTGSWNLSPDAYERAVTAFVTAPAR; via the coding sequence GTGGCCGCCTTATCAGCGGTCCTCGCCCTGGTCGGCGTGGCCGGCGCGGGCTGGTACTACTCCGGCATGGTCATCGACCCCTCCCACGGCGCCTCCTACCCGCTGGAAGTGGTCTCCTACGACGGCTCCCGGGTGACGCTGAAGGGCGGCTCCGACACCGACGCCCCCGGCGTCTACGGCCTGACCTGGGCCTCGGGCAACGCCACGCTCGGCGCGGTGGTCTCCCGCGCTCCCGGCACCGTCACCCGCAAGGTCTCAGCAGTACGGCGGGGCACGCTCAAGCCCGGCGTCCGCGCCTATCTCGACAGGTGGATGTGGGGCCACGAGGACCCTCGCTCGGCGGTCGGCGTGCCGTACACGAAGGTGAAGATCACCTCGAAGCTGGGCGACTTCCCCGCGTGGCGCACCGAGGGCACCGCCAAGACGTGGGTGATCGCCGTGCACGGGCGCAACGCCGGCCCGGCGGAGGCGCTGCGGGTGGTCCCGCTCTTCCACAGGCTGGGGATGCCGGTGCTGAGCATCACCTACCGCAACGACGAAGGCGCCCCCGCCAGCGACGACGGCAAGTTACACCTCGGCGCGACCGAGTGGGAGGAGGTGGCCGCCGCGATCTCCTACGCCCGCGGCGAGGGCGCCACGGACGTCTACCTGTACGGCTGGTCGATGGGCGGCGGGATCGTCCCGATGGCCGCCAGGCGGTTGCCGGGCGAGCCGATCAGGGGGCTCATCCTCGACAGCCCCGTCATGGACTGGACCTCACCGATCGAGCTCGGCGCCCGGCAGCGGGGAGTGCCGCTGTGGCTGGCGTCGGTGGGGAGATTCGTGGTCGAGCGGCGGACCGGGCTGTCGTTCGAGGAGCTGGACCACGTGGCGCACGCGGCCGACTTCAAGGTGCCCATGCTGATCTTCGTCGACACGGACGACCGGACCGTGCCGGTGGAACCCGCTGTGGAGTTCGCCGCCCTCCGCCCCGACCTCGTCCGGCTCGTCAAGACAGCGGGCGCGGGGCACACGGGGTCGTGGAACCTCTCGCCCGACGCCTACGAGCGGGCCGTGACCGCGTTCGTCACTGCTCCAGCACGGTGA
- a CDS encoding sugar ABC transporter permease yields the protein MTGRAAPLLGRFRAGYVAPSVLLVAGLLYAPFVWTGYLSLTRYDGLIPPEWVGFDNFAKLFDDPALLTAIRNTLIWVAGTMVLPVGLGLLVAVLSYDIRGGAWFRVPFMLPYALSGAGLGLVWSPILSHDGIANKLLGVDTAFLQEAPHNTIAMLLVWTWQQLGVNTLLFAVGLQSIPKEPIEAARLDGATGWRLFRHVIWPLMAPLTAVVVGLALVASLKSFDIVWVMTQGGPGRNSETLAVTMYRDTFVASEYGYGSAVAVLLTVVTGLASYLYLRGRK from the coding sequence GTGACAGGCAGGGCGGCCCCGCTGCTGGGCAGGTTCCGCGCCGGGTACGTGGCTCCGTCGGTGCTGCTGGTGGCGGGGCTGCTCTACGCGCCCTTCGTGTGGACGGGCTACCTCAGCCTCACCCGCTACGACGGCCTGATCCCGCCCGAGTGGGTCGGCTTCGACAACTTCGCCAAGCTGTTCGACGACCCGGCGCTGCTCACCGCGATCCGCAACACGCTCATCTGGGTCGCGGGCACCATGGTGCTGCCGGTCGGGCTCGGCCTGCTGGTGGCGGTGCTGTCCTACGACATCAGGGGCGGCGCGTGGTTCCGCGTGCCGTTCATGCTGCCGTACGCGCTCAGCGGGGCGGGGCTCGGCCTGGTGTGGAGCCCGATCCTGTCGCACGACGGCATCGCCAACAAGCTGCTCGGCGTCGACACCGCCTTCCTGCAGGAGGCGCCGCACAACACGATCGCGATGCTGCTGGTCTGGACGTGGCAGCAGCTCGGCGTCAACACGCTGCTGTTCGCGGTCGGGCTCCAGTCGATCCCGAAGGAGCCGATCGAGGCGGCGCGGCTCGACGGGGCGACGGGATGGCGGCTGTTCAGGCACGTCATCTGGCCGCTGATGGCGCCGCTCACCGCGGTCGTGGTGGGCCTGGCGCTGGTGGCGAGCCTGAAGAGCTTCGACATCGTCTGGGTGATGACGCAGGGAGGCCCGGGACGCAACTCCGAGACGCTGGCCGTGACCATGTACCGCGACACCTTCGTGGCCAGTGAGTACGGCTACGGCTCGGCCGTCGCGGTGCTGCTCACGGTCGTGACGGGGCTCGCCTCCTACCTCTACCTGAGGGGGCGGAAGTGA
- a CDS encoding lytic polysaccharide monooxygenase, with the protein MNKKTAALAAGTAALVLLPAGAANAHGTMSNPPSRVYVCKNEGPEAPKSAACKAAVAAGGTQAFYDWNEVSLLEAGGRHREIIPDGKLCSAGRDKYRGLDLQRADWPATSVRPGSFTLTYHATAPHSNSNFEFYITRDGWNPTMPLRWSDLVHLRTFNNQNPTTFTNWTINLPQRSGRHILYSIWQRVVGSNEAFYTCSDVDFGGGGTPTPTPTPTPTPTPTPTPTPTSTVPAGTWQAGKAYKGGDRVTYAGLSYECLQPHTAIAGWEPPNVPALWKRV; encoded by the coding sequence GTGAACAAGAAGACCGCCGCCTTAGCCGCAGGCACGGCCGCCCTCGTCCTCCTCCCCGCCGGCGCCGCCAACGCCCACGGCACGATGTCCAACCCGCCCAGCCGCGTCTACGTCTGTAAGAACGAAGGCCCCGAGGCGCCGAAGTCGGCCGCCTGCAAGGCGGCCGTCGCCGCCGGTGGCACCCAGGCCTTCTACGACTGGAACGAGGTCTCCCTGCTCGAAGCGGGCGGACGGCACCGCGAGATCATCCCCGACGGCAAGCTCTGCAGCGCGGGCCGCGACAAGTACCGGGGGCTCGACCTCCAGCGCGCCGACTGGCCCGCCACCTCGGTGCGGCCCGGCAGCTTCACCCTCACCTACCACGCGACCGCACCCCATTCCAACAGCAACTTCGAGTTCTACATCACCCGCGACGGCTGGAACCCGACCATGCCCCTCAGGTGGTCGGATCTGGTGCACCTCAGGACGTTCAACAACCAGAACCCCACCACGTTCACGAACTGGACGATCAACCTGCCGCAGCGCTCGGGGCGGCACATCCTCTACTCGATCTGGCAGCGCGTCGTCGGCAGCAACGAAGCCTTCTACACCTGCTCGGACGTGGACTTCGGCGGTGGCGGCACACCCACGCCGACCCCGACGCCGACCCCCACGCCCACCCCGACGCCGACCCCGACGCCGACCTCGACAGTCCCCGCGGGCACGTGGCAGGCTGGCAAGGCGTACAAGGGAGGTGACCGCGTGACCTACGCCGGTCTGTCCTATGAGTGCCTGCAGCCGCACACGGCCATCGCCGGGTGGGAGCCGCCCAACGTTCCGGCGCTGTGGAAGCGCGTCTGA
- a CDS encoding ABC transporter substrate-binding protein: MIRRTPILIAASVLLAACGSTPTGQPKTELTLYNDKGAWSKYFTEMGALSKQQIGLGMKPVGYTDEPTYQAFIKASFRTDVKPDLFTWQTGGQLKEIVGQKQVAETTAIWQEAIKNGDLSQDVATYYTVDGKQYCVPLNVAYWGMFYNKKIFDAHGLKPPTTWDELITVAETLKKANIKAFYHTSVLFSFVWFEQLLAGTDPDLYDRLSTGKAKYTDPGVVQVMEKWKSLIDAGYFSNPGDKTDPADALKNEKVAMVSFGTWFNTSMTQRNLDAGFFVIPNVNASLPKTSMIFESGPLCSLAKAPDPAASTKYLKWWTTEQAQAKWASARGDVSANPKVTIKSEVLGQVTKDAGSGKYRLVNRYFEATPPPILTAALDGFGLFVTKPESYRQVLEDIQKKADEYWSTHQ, translated from the coding sequence ATGATCCGGCGTACCCCCATCCTGATTGCCGCATCAGTCCTGCTGGCCGCGTGTGGAAGCACTCCCACGGGCCAGCCCAAGACAGAGCTGACCCTCTACAACGACAAGGGCGCATGGAGTAAGTACTTCACCGAGATGGGCGCGCTGTCCAAGCAGCAGATCGGCCTCGGCATGAAGCCGGTCGGCTACACCGACGAGCCCACCTACCAGGCCTTCATCAAGGCCTCCTTCCGCACCGACGTGAAACCCGACCTGTTCACCTGGCAGACGGGGGGCCAGCTGAAGGAGATCGTCGGGCAGAAGCAGGTCGCGGAGACCACCGCCATCTGGCAGGAGGCGATCAAGAACGGCGACCTCTCGCAGGACGTCGCCACCTACTACACCGTGGACGGCAAGCAATACTGCGTGCCGCTGAACGTCGCCTACTGGGGGATGTTCTACAACAAGAAGATCTTCGACGCGCACGGACTGAAGCCGCCCACGACCTGGGACGAGCTGATCACGGTCGCCGAAACGCTGAAGAAGGCGAACATCAAGGCCTTCTACCACACCTCCGTGCTGTTCTCCTTCGTCTGGTTCGAGCAGCTCCTCGCGGGCACCGACCCCGACCTCTACGACCGGCTGTCGACGGGCAAGGCGAAGTACACCGACCCCGGTGTCGTCCAGGTGATGGAGAAGTGGAAGTCGCTCATCGACGCCGGATACTTCAGCAACCCGGGCGACAAGACCGACCCCGCCGACGCGCTGAAGAACGAGAAGGTGGCGATGGTCTCCTTCGGCACCTGGTTCAACACGAGCATGACCCAGCGCAACCTCGACGCCGGCTTCTTCGTCATCCCCAACGTCAACGCGTCGCTCCCGAAGACCTCGATGATCTTCGAGAGCGGCCCGCTGTGCTCGCTGGCCAAGGCCCCCGACCCCGCGGCGAGCACGAAGTACCTCAAGTGGTGGACGACCGAGCAGGCGCAGGCGAAGTGGGCCTCGGCCCGCGGTGACGTCAGCGCCAACCCCAAGGTCACCATCAAGAGCGAGGTCCTCGGACAGGTCACCAAGGACGCGGGCAGCGGGAAGTACCGCCTGGTCAACCGTTACTTCGAGGCGACGCCGCCGCCGATCCTGACGGCCGCGCTCGACGGGTTCGGGCTGTTCGTCACCAAACCGGAGAGCTACCGGCAGGTCCTCGAGGACATCCAGAAGAAGGCGGACGAGTACTGGAGCACGCACCAGTGA
- a CDS encoding DUF305 domain-containing protein, translating to MEARLIAALAAALLLGAGCGGPPPERVNADDVMFLQMMIPHHKQGIEIVRLAGPKATTPAVRNLTAAIERTQATEVQAMTKWLTEWDQPLTAPTDAHAGHGGLPETDRERIAAVKNERDLVNLLIAHQDDAVQMARVEVYNGENPKVKEWARQVAASRKAQIDLLLTVLEQ from the coding sequence GTGGAAGCGCGTCTGATCGCAGCCCTCGCCGCGGCCCTGCTCCTCGGAGCGGGCTGCGGCGGGCCGCCGCCTGAGCGGGTCAACGCCGACGACGTGATGTTCCTGCAGATGATGATCCCGCACCACAAGCAGGGCATCGAGATCGTCCGGCTGGCGGGCCCCAAGGCCACCACGCCCGCGGTCAGGAACCTGACCGCGGCGATCGAGCGGACCCAGGCCACCGAGGTCCAGGCGATGACGAAGTGGCTGACCGAATGGGACCAGCCGCTCACCGCGCCGACGGACGCCCACGCGGGGCACGGCGGTCTGCCGGAGACCGACAGGGAGCGGATCGCCGCGGTGAAGAACGAGCGCGACCTGGTCAACCTGCTGATCGCGCACCAGGACGATGCCGTCCAGATGGCCAGGGTCGAGGTCTACAACGGCGAGAACCCCAAGGTGAAGGAGTGGGCCAGGCAGGTCGCGGCGTCGCGCAAGGCGCAGATCGACCTGCTGCTCACCGTGCTGGAGCAGTGA
- a CDS encoding FadR/GntR family transcriptional regulator gives MMVARPSLSGVLTEQVLGLISDSGLQPGDRLPTTRELAQRFAVTTPTLREALRRLEATGAIEMRHGSGLYVGADIERIVLPNPNMRSMPGGQLLDLLDARILIEPPLAGRAAGRPGVEELREVLSEAARHLRGRDAELHEANMTFHRVTARLAGNIVLEEVVDSLLSVHASEQREILRIYDDRRRDYDEHLTILEAIEAGDAQAAEELMRAHLIDVKTVIQQRLV, from the coding sequence ATGATGGTTGCCCGGCCCTCCCTCTCAGGCGTGCTGACCGAGCAGGTGCTCGGTCTGATCAGCGACAGCGGGTTGCAGCCTGGCGACCGGCTGCCCACCACCCGCGAACTCGCGCAGCGGTTCGCGGTGACCACGCCCACCCTCAGGGAGGCCCTGCGCCGCCTGGAGGCGACGGGCGCGATCGAGATGCGTCACGGTTCCGGGCTGTACGTCGGCGCGGACATCGAGCGCATCGTGCTGCCCAACCCCAACATGCGCTCGATGCCCGGAGGGCAGCTGCTCGACCTGCTCGACGCGCGCATCCTCATCGAGCCGCCGCTGGCGGGCCGCGCCGCGGGCCGTCCAGGGGTGGAGGAGCTGCGGGAGGTGCTGAGCGAGGCCGCCAGGCACCTGCGCGGCAGGGACGCCGAGCTGCACGAGGCGAACATGACCTTCCACCGGGTCACCGCGCGGCTGGCGGGCAACATCGTGCTCGAGGAGGTCGTCGACTCGCTGCTCAGCGTGCACGCCTCCGAGCAGCGGGAGATCCTGCGCATCTACGACGACAGGCGCCGCGACTACGACGAGCACCTGACGATCCTCGAGGCCATCGAGGCAGGCGACGCGCAGGCGGCTGAGGAGCTCATGCGCGCGCATCTGATTGACGTGAAAACGGTGATCCAGCAACGGCTCGTGTAG
- a CDS encoding carbohydrate ABC transporter permease → MIRRAVLVVLGLIWLGPTYLLLVNAARPADGYDASRAWIPSPDLALFRNFAQAWESANLQESLASTALYSLVSPALGVLIGAMAGYTIVVLRLRYGFWWFMLLFGGTVFPSQMLLVPLFVGYSAAGLYDSRFGMILVYTAISVPLSAFVLRNFFTGVAFSIFEAARMDGASTFRIFWRVYLPLATSALAAVFILNFTFIWNDLLFGLTLTQTAEVRPVMTALAGLVTDVYAGTPVPVGLAAGLVVSLPTVVLFVATQRMFARGLALGGLS, encoded by the coding sequence GTGATCAGGAGAGCCGTTCTCGTGGTGCTCGGGCTGATCTGGCTCGGCCCCACCTACCTGCTGCTCGTCAACGCCGCGCGCCCGGCCGACGGTTACGACGCGTCGAGGGCCTGGATCCCCTCGCCCGACCTGGCGCTGTTCAGGAACTTCGCCCAGGCGTGGGAGTCGGCGAACCTCCAGGAGAGCCTGGCCAGCACCGCGCTCTACAGCTTGGTCTCGCCCGCTCTGGGCGTGCTGATCGGCGCGATGGCCGGGTACACGATCGTGGTGCTGCGCCTGCGCTACGGGTTCTGGTGGTTCATGCTGCTGTTCGGCGGCACCGTCTTCCCCTCGCAGATGCTCCTGGTCCCGCTCTTCGTCGGGTACAGCGCCGCGGGGCTGTACGACTCCAGGTTCGGCATGATCCTCGTCTACACCGCGATCAGCGTGCCGCTGTCGGCCTTCGTGCTGCGCAACTTCTTCACCGGGGTGGCCTTCTCGATCTTCGAGGCGGCCAGGATGGACGGCGCCTCCACCTTCCGCATCTTCTGGCGCGTCTACCTGCCGCTGGCCACCAGCGCGCTGGCCGCCGTCTTCATCCTCAACTTCACCTTCATCTGGAACGACCTGCTCTTCGGCCTGACGCTGACCCAGACCGCCGAGGTGCGGCCGGTGATGACCGCGCTGGCCGGTCTGGTGACCGACGTCTACGCGGGCACCCCGGTGCCCGTCGGCCTCGCCGCGGGGCTGGTCGTGTCACTGCCCACGGTGGTGCTGTTCGTGGCCACCCAGCGGATGTTCGCCCGTGGACTCGCCCTAGGAGGACTGTCATGA
- a CDS encoding RNA-guided endonuclease InsQ/TnpB family protein gives MRRSFKFLLRPTSKQAAALTRCLEDHRELYNAALEHRRAVYRKAGVTVRYGDQSAELKHIRADDPDGQGRWSFSSQQATLRRLDKAFRAFFDRVKAGRTPGFPRFKGRGWFDTVEWPKDGDGCRWDSQPHHPSATYVRLQGVGHVQVHQHRRVLGTVKTISIKREGARWFVVLSCDDVPAERLPATGAVAGIDMGVASLVTTSDGEHLANPRYLAVTADRLAAAQRDLARKKRGGKRRRKAVARVAALHAKVRRQRLDGVHKAALALVRDHDVIVHEALKVTNMTKRAVPQPDGNGGYLPNGAAAKSGLNRSILDAGWGAFLTILSHKAESAGRELIAVNPANTSRTCAECGHCAKENRVTQAVFRCTACGHTAHADVNAAINILRAGLALRDAAGAA, from the coding sequence GTGCGCAGGTCGTTCAAGTTCCTGCTGCGCCCCACCAGCAAGCAGGCCGCCGCGCTCACGCGGTGCCTGGAAGACCACCGGGAGCTGTACAACGCCGCTCTCGAACACCGCCGTGCGGTCTACCGCAAAGCCGGGGTGACGGTGCGCTACGGCGACCAGTCAGCGGAGTTGAAGCACATCCGCGCCGACGACCCCGACGGTCAGGGCCGGTGGTCGTTCTCCTCCCAGCAGGCCACGCTCCGCAGGCTGGACAAGGCGTTCCGCGCGTTCTTCGACCGCGTCAAAGCAGGCCGCACGCCAGGATTCCCGCGTTTCAAGGGGCGGGGCTGGTTCGACACGGTTGAGTGGCCCAAGGACGGCGACGGGTGCCGGTGGGACTCCCAGCCCCACCACCCGAGCGCGACCTACGTGCGGTTGCAGGGCGTCGGGCATGTCCAGGTCCACCAGCACCGCCGGGTGCTGGGCACCGTCAAGACGATCAGCATCAAGCGGGAAGGCGCCCGCTGGTTCGTTGTGCTGTCGTGTGACGACGTGCCCGCCGAGAGGCTGCCCGCGACGGGCGCGGTCGCCGGGATCGACATGGGAGTCGCGTCGCTGGTGACGACCAGCGATGGCGAACATCTGGCCAACCCGCGCTACCTCGCCGTGACCGCTGACCGTCTCGCGGCGGCACAGCGTGACCTTGCCCGGAAGAAACGGGGCGGTAAGCGGCGGCGTAAGGCCGTCGCTCGTGTCGCTGCTTTGCACGCGAAGGTGCGGCGGCAACGCCTCGACGGTGTACACAAGGCTGCGCTCGCGCTGGTCCGCGACCACGACGTGATCGTGCACGAAGCACTCAAGGTCACCAACATGACCAAGCGGGCAGTACCCCAACCGGACGGCAACGGCGGCTACCTGCCCAACGGCGCCGCCGCGAAGTCCGGGCTGAACCGTTCGATCTTGGATGCGGGTTGGGGGGCGTTCCTGACGATCCTGTCGCACAAGGCTGAAAGCGCCGGTCGAGAGCTGATCGCGGTGAACCCTGCCAACACCTCCCGCACATGCGCCGAATGCGGGCATTGTGCGAAAGAGAACCGCGTCACCCAGGCCGTGTTCCGATGTACGGCGTGCGGGCACACCGCGCACGCCGATGTGAACGCGGCGATCAACATCTTGAGGGCAGGGCTTGCCCTTCGCGACGCTGCGGGAGCGGCTTAG
- a CDS encoding ABC transporter ATP-binding protein: protein MAVIEVTDLTKRYAGQTVLDRVSFSVEEGEIFGILGPNGTGKTTTVECVEGLRRPDGGSISVLGLDPIKDGRRLRELIGVQLQHTQLPENIKVWEALDLYASFYANPRDWRELLDQWGLADKRDARFGKLSGGQKQRLFIALALVGNPKVAFLDELTTGLDPQARRATWEVIKQVRASGVTVVLVSHFMDEVEELCDRVAVFDRGDIVAIDTPAGLIDGIDAEHQMRFRLMTGDAALRVDAPDGLQGDVPGALLSDVPRALLSGVPGVTGVTRTGDQVVVTGRGDFATAVTAVLARNHILVADLRIDKRTLDDAFVALTGRSFHL from the coding sequence ATGGCAGTCATCGAAGTCACCGACCTCACCAAGAGGTACGCGGGCCAGACGGTTCTGGACAGGGTGTCGTTCTCCGTGGAGGAGGGCGAGATCTTCGGCATCCTCGGCCCCAACGGCACCGGCAAGACCACCACCGTCGAGTGCGTGGAGGGCCTGCGGCGGCCTGACGGCGGGTCGATCAGCGTGCTCGGGCTCGACCCGATCAAGGACGGCCGACGGTTGCGCGAACTGATCGGCGTCCAGCTCCAGCACACCCAGCTGCCGGAGAACATCAAGGTCTGGGAGGCGCTCGACCTCTACGCCTCCTTCTACGCCAACCCGCGCGACTGGCGGGAGCTGCTGGACCAGTGGGGACTGGCCGACAAGCGCGACGCCCGGTTCGGAAAGCTGTCGGGCGGCCAGAAGCAGCGGCTGTTCATCGCCCTGGCTCTGGTGGGCAATCCGAAGGTGGCCTTCCTCGACGAGCTCACCACCGGACTCGACCCGCAGGCCCGCCGTGCCACCTGGGAAGTGATCAAGCAGGTCCGCGCGTCCGGTGTGACCGTGGTGCTGGTCAGCCACTTCATGGACGAGGTGGAGGAGCTCTGCGACCGGGTCGCCGTCTTCGACCGGGGCGACATCGTCGCCATCGACACTCCGGCCGGACTGATCGACGGGATCGACGCCGAACACCAGATGCGGTTCAGGCTGATGACCGGAGACGCCGCACTGCGGGTGGACGCACCCGACGGTCTCCAGGGCGACGTACCCGGAGCTCTGTTGAGCGACGTTCCCCGTGCTCTTCTGAGCGGTGTTCCCGGGGTGACCGGGGTGACCAGGACGGGAGACCAGGTCGTCGTCACGGGCAGGGGCGACTTCGCCACCGCCGTCACCGCCGTCCTGGCCCGCAACCACATCCTGGTCGCCGACCTGCGCATCGACAAGCGCACCCTCGACGACGCGTTCGTCGCTCTGACCGGCCGCTCGTTCCACCTCTGA